A single genomic interval of Sphingobium sp. EM0848 harbors:
- the shc gene encoding squalene--hopene cyclase: MATLPVSATPLAAIDAAVDRAAAALVRAQRPDGHWVFELEADCTIPAEYVLLRHYLGEPVDSVLEARIGRYLRRIQSADHHGWGLFHAGAFDVSASIKAYYALKMIGDDGEAPHMARARAAILKAGGGEAANVFTRIQLALFDAGPWSAVPTMPPEIILLPRWFPIHLSKMSYWARTVVVPLLVLCALKPVARNAKGIKVDELYTGRPAHRKTQAADPKWMWTMGFNGLDRLLKLVDGLWPRKLRRRAIETCTAWVTERLNGEDGLGAIYPAMANSVMMFDLLGYAPDHPHRAIARQSVENLLVIHEEEAYCQPCVSPVWDTALAAHAMMEAGGEANEARAEAALDWLTPRQILDVEGDWAEERPGVRPGGWAFQYNNDHYPDLDDTAVVVMAMDRAQVADRRPIDRGVEWTVGLQSKNGGWGAFDADNAYDYLNNLPFADHGALLDPPTADVSARCVSMLAQLGEPLDSPRMAAAIDYLRREQEPEGSWFGRWGVNHIYGTWSVLCAFNAAELDASDPAVARAVGWLKRIQNEDGGWGEDCDSYALDRKGHVPAPSTASQTAWAMLGLMAVGEVDSDAVERGAAWLADRQEADGLWGQEQYTGGGFPRVFYLRYHGYPKYFPLWAMARYRNLKRSNLRRVTVGM; this comes from the coding sequence ATGGCGACGCTCCCCGTTTCCGCCACGCCTCTCGCGGCCATCGACGCGGCGGTCGATCGCGCCGCGGCGGCCCTTGTCCGGGCCCAGCGGCCGGATGGGCATTGGGTGTTCGAACTGGAGGCGGACTGCACCATTCCAGCCGAATATGTGCTGCTGCGCCATTATCTGGGCGAGCCGGTCGACAGCGTGCTGGAGGCGAGGATCGGCCGCTATCTGCGCCGCATCCAGTCCGCCGATCATCATGGCTGGGGCCTGTTCCACGCCGGAGCCTTCGATGTCAGCGCCAGCATCAAGGCCTATTATGCGCTGAAAATGATCGGGGACGATGGGGAGGCCCCGCATATGGCCCGTGCCCGGGCCGCCATATTGAAGGCGGGCGGGGGGGAGGCGGCCAATGTCTTTACCCGCATCCAGCTCGCGCTGTTCGACGCCGGCCCATGGTCCGCCGTGCCGACCATGCCGCCGGAGATCATCCTGCTGCCGCGCTGGTTCCCGATCCACCTGTCCAAAATGTCCTATTGGGCGCGGACCGTGGTCGTGCCGCTGCTGGTGCTGTGCGCGCTGAAGCCGGTGGCTCGGAACGCGAAGGGGATCAAGGTCGACGAGCTTTATACCGGCAGGCCCGCCCACCGAAAGACGCAGGCGGCTGACCCTAAATGGATGTGGACCATGGGTTTCAACGGTCTGGACAGGCTGTTGAAGCTGGTCGATGGCCTGTGGCCCCGCAAGCTGCGACGGCGCGCCATCGAGACATGCACGGCCTGGGTGACAGAGCGGCTGAACGGTGAAGATGGGCTGGGCGCCATCTATCCCGCCATGGCGAACAGTGTGATGATGTTCGACCTGCTGGGCTATGCGCCGGATCATCCGCATCGCGCCATCGCCCGTCAGTCGGTCGAAAATCTCCTCGTGATCCATGAAGAGGAGGCCTATTGCCAGCCCTGCGTTTCGCCGGTGTGGGACACCGCCCTTGCGGCCCATGCCATGATGGAAGCGGGTGGAGAGGCGAATGAGGCGCGGGCGGAGGCGGCCCTCGACTGGCTGACGCCCCGCCAGATTCTGGACGTGGAAGGTGACTGGGCGGAGGAACGGCCCGGCGTGCGGCCCGGCGGCTGGGCGTTTCAGTATAATAACGACCATTATCCCGATCTGGACGATACGGCGGTCGTGGTCATGGCAATGGATCGCGCGCAGGTCGCGGACCGCAGGCCGATCGACCGGGGCGTCGAATGGACCGTGGGCCTGCAGTCGAAAAATGGCGGCTGGGGGGCGTTCGACGCCGACAATGCCTATGATTATCTCAACAACCTGCCCTTTGCCGACCATGGCGCGCTGCTCGACCCGCCGACCGCCGATGTTTCGGCGCGCTGCGTTTCGATGCTGGCGCAGCTGGGTGAGCCGCTGGACAGCCCGCGCATGGCTGCGGCCATCGACTATCTGCGCCGGGAACAGGAACCGGAAGGAAGCTGGTTCGGCCGCTGGGGCGTCAACCATATTTACGGCACATGGTCTGTGCTTTGCGCTTTCAACGCGGCGGAGCTGGACGCCAGCGATCCGGCGGTGGCGCGGGCGGTCGGCTGGCTGAAGCGCATCCAGAATGAGGATGGCGGCTGGGGCGAGGATTGCGACAGCTATGCGCTGGATCGCAAGGGCCATGTCCCGGCGCCCTCTACAGCATCGCAGACGGCCTGGGCGATGCTGGGGCTGATGGCTGTGGGAGAGGTGGATAGCGACGCCGTGGAGCGCGGCGCGGCATGGCTGGCCGATCGTCAGGAAGCGGACGGCCTTTGGGGGCAGGAACAGTATACCGGCGGCGGTTTTCCGCGCGTTTTCTATCTGCGCTACCATGGCTATCCCAAATATTTTCCGCTCTGGGCGATGGCGCGCTACCGCAATCTCAAGCGCTCCAATCTGCGCCGCGTCACGGTCGGCATGTGA
- a CDS encoding phosphorylase codes for MTLIVACGLKREARLLDRPGRDLFVVAGGGDSARLEQELDDRAKAFPAIILSCGIAGALAPSLRSGDLVVDGDAGLVARLRQHLPHAISGEVFGSDAIIATARVKRDLAGRSNAIAADMESHVARRVAVRRQLPFVAIRAIADCADDDLPPAALVGMRPDGGLALGAVLLSLARRPGQLGALIRTGRQADRALRSLSQAFDILMRAEFDRLEPAAASI; via the coding sequence GTGACGCTGATCGTCGCTTGCGGGCTGAAGCGGGAGGCGCGGCTGCTCGACCGGCCGGGCCGCGACCTGTTCGTCGTGGCGGGCGGCGGGGATAGCGCGCGGCTGGAGCAGGAACTGGACGATCGGGCCAAAGCCTTTCCCGCCATCATCCTGTCCTGCGGCATTGCGGGCGCGCTGGCGCCTTCGCTGCGGTCTGGCGATCTGGTTGTCGATGGCGATGCGGGGCTGGTGGCTCGTCTGCGGCAGCACCTGCCCCATGCCATTTCCGGCGAAGTCTTCGGCAGCGACGCCATTATTGCTACCGCACGGGTGAAGCGGGATCTGGCCGGACGCTCTAACGCCATCGCAGCGGACATGGAGAGCCATGTTGCCCGGCGGGTGGCAGTTCGCAGGCAGCTTCCCTTCGTGGCAATCCGGGCCATTGCCGATTGCGCCGATGATGACCTGCCTCCCGCCGCTCTGGTCGGGATGCGGCCCGATGGCGGGCTGGCCCTTGGCGCCGTCCTGCTTTCGCTGGCGCGGCGGCCCGGTCAGCTGGGGGCGTTGATCCGTACCGGACGGCAGGCGGATCGGGCGCTGCGCAGCCTGTCGCAGGCCTTCGACATACTCATGCGCGCGGAGTTCGACCGTCTGGAACCGGCGGCAGCTTCGATTTAA
- the hpnH gene encoding adenosyl-hopene transferase HpnH, which produces MGLPLSSLARIGAYTLKQHIRGGKYPLVLMLEPLFRCNLACPGCGKIDYPDAILNQRLSYDQCMAAIDECGAPAVSIAGGEPLLHREMPQIVQGFLERKKLVILCTNALLLKKKIDDYQPSPFFTWSIHLDGDRQMHDEAVDLEGTYDVAVEAIHLAKAKGFRVQVNCTVFDGADPARLATFFDKMEALGVEITVSPGYAYERAADQDHFLNRERTKQFFRDVFRRGKGGKAWTFTNSPLFLDFLAGNQSYECTPWSMPLRTVFGWQKPCYLLGEGYVDSFAELMEGTDWEQYGVGKYEKCANCMTHCGFEGTAATDAIRHPLKMLSVARKGVRTEGAMAPDIDLSRQRPAEQVYSSHVERELAKIEAADPAAAKRVAGRR; this is translated from the coding sequence ATGGGCCTGCCATTATCTTCACTGGCGCGGATCGGCGCCTATACGCTGAAACAGCATATCAGGGGCGGGAAATATCCGCTCGTCCTGATGCTGGAGCCGCTGTTCCGCTGCAACCTCGCCTGCCCCGGCTGCGGCAAGATCGACTATCCCGACGCCATCCTCAACCAGCGCCTCAGCTATGACCAGTGCATGGCGGCAATCGACGAATGCGGCGCGCCCGCCGTGTCCATCGCCGGGGGCGAGCCGCTGCTGCATCGGGAGATGCCGCAGATCGTGCAGGGCTTCCTTGAACGGAAGAAGCTGGTCATCCTGTGCACCAACGCCCTGCTGCTCAAGAAGAAGATCGACGATTACCAGCCCTCGCCCTTCTTCACCTGGTCGATCCATCTGGACGGCGACCGGCAGATGCACGACGAAGCCGTGGATCTGGAAGGCACCTATGACGTGGCGGTGGAGGCCATCCATCTCGCCAAGGCAAAGGGGTTTCGCGTGCAGGTGAACTGCACCGTGTTCGACGGCGCGGACCCGGCGCGGCTGGCGACCTTTTTCGACAAGATGGAAGCACTGGGCGTCGAGATCACCGTCTCTCCCGGCTATGCCTATGAACGCGCGGCGGATCAGGACCATTTCCTCAACCGCGAACGGACCAAGCAGTTCTTCCGCGACGTGTTCAGGCGGGGCAAGGGGGGCAAGGCGTGGACCTTCACCAACTCGCCCCTGTTCCTGGATTTCCTGGCGGGCAACCAGAGCTATGAATGCACGCCCTGGTCGATGCCGCTGCGCACCGTCTTTGGCTGGCAGAAGCCCTGCTATCTGCTGGGCGAAGGCTATGTCGACAGTTTCGCGGAGCTGATGGAGGGCACCGACTGGGAGCAATATGGCGTCGGCAAATATGAAAAATGCGCCAATTGCATGACTCATTGCGGCTTTGAAGGCACCGCCGCCACCGATGCGATCCGTCATCCGCTGAAAATGCTGTCTGTGGCACGAAAGGGCGTGCGGACGGAGGGCGCCATGGCGCCCGACATCGACCTGTCCCGGCAACGGCCGGCCGAACAGGTCTATTCCTCCCATGTCGAACGGGAATTGGCGAAGATAGAGGCCGCCGATCCCGCTGCGGCCAAGCGTGTGGCGGGCCGGCGTTAA
- the ispH gene encoding 4-hydroxy-3-methylbut-2-enyl diphosphate reductase, whose protein sequence is MSVVTDSPNSNLGGPLRIVLANPRGFCAGVTRAIEIVERALERFGAPVYVRHEIVHNKHVVDQLKAKGAVFVDELSEIPAGAMTIFSAHGVARSVEEEARARNLPTIDATCPLVTKVHFQGRHYAKAGRTLILIGHPGHAEVIGTIGQIDAPIHLVSTPEDVHALPIAGDVPVAYVTQTTLSVDDTRNVIAALQERFTDVAGPEVNDICYATQNRQTAVRELASVSDLLLVVGARNSSNSMRLREIGAEMGVESHLIDDGSAIDPQWLNDVHTVGITAGASAPDELIDSVIAALRRLRPVTVSELEGVKETIQFRLPAALRHPAAPTASAAE, encoded by the coding sequence ATGTCGGTGGTGACGGATAGTCCGAATTCCAACCTAGGCGGACCGTTGCGGATCGTGCTTGCCAATCCGCGCGGCTTCTGCGCGGGCGTTACCCGCGCCATTGAAATTGTCGAACGCGCGCTCGAACGGTTCGGCGCGCCCGTCTATGTCCGGCATGAAATCGTTCATAACAAACATGTGGTCGACCAGTTGAAGGCCAAGGGCGCGGTGTTCGTGGACGAACTGTCCGAAATTCCAGCCGGCGCCATGACGATCTTCAGCGCGCACGGCGTCGCGCGATCGGTCGAGGAAGAGGCGCGGGCGCGCAATCTGCCGACCATCGACGCCACCTGCCCGCTCGTGACCAAGGTGCATTTCCAGGGCCGTCATTATGCCAAGGCGGGACGGACGCTGATCCTGATCGGCCATCCCGGCCATGCGGAGGTGATCGGTACGATCGGTCAGATCGATGCGCCGATCCACCTCGTCTCGACGCCCGAGGATGTGCACGCACTGCCGATCGCCGGGGATGTTCCGGTCGCCTATGTGACGCAGACCACGCTCAGCGTCGACGATACCCGCAATGTCATCGCCGCGCTGCAAGAGCGCTTCACCGACGTCGCCGGGCCGGAGGTCAACGATATCTGCTATGCCACGCAAAACCGGCAGACGGCGGTGCGGGAACTGGCATCGGTCAGCGACCTGCTGCTGGTCGTAGGCGCGCGCAACAGTTCCAATTCCATGCGGCTGCGGGAAATCGGCGCGGAAATGGGTGTGGAAAGCCATTTGATCGACGATGGCAGCGCCATCGACCCGCAATGGCTGAACGATGTGCATACGGTAGGCATCACCGCCGGCGCCTCCGCGCCTGACGAGTTGATCGACAGCGTGATCGCGGCGCTGCGTCGTCTTCGTCCCGTCACCGTGTCCGAACTGGAGGGAGTGAAGGAAACCATCCAGTTCCGCCTGCCCGCCGCATTGCGCCATCCGGCTGCCCCAACCGCATCCGCCGCCGAGTAG
- a CDS encoding ABC transporter substrate-binding protein: MRHPILTFNLLLSLAPVAAVAQTADPARTTVQQLDDDLIRVMKAGGTVQARTAALTPALDQAFDLPLMTRLAVGPSWTKLTSTDQQALLRSFRRMTISQYARNFDSWSGESFTLDPQVQQRGGDRLVRTTLNVPRQAPVAISYRLRQSGSAWKIIDVFYRNSISQIATRRSDFAAVLQKGGATALATHMDAIAAKGEKF, translated from the coding sequence ATGCGCCATCCGATTTTAACGTTTAACCTGCTGTTATCGCTCGCCCCTGTGGCTGCGGTCGCGCAGACCGCCGATCCGGCGCGCACGACCGTTCAGCAGTTGGATGACGATCTGATCCGGGTGATGAAGGCCGGCGGCACGGTGCAGGCGCGCACGGCGGCGCTGACCCCCGCGCTGGACCAGGCGTTCGACCTGCCGCTGATGACGCGGTTGGCGGTCGGGCCGAGCTGGACGAAGCTGACCTCTACGGATCAGCAGGCGCTGCTGCGCAGCTTCCGGCGCATGACGATTTCCCAATATGCGCGCAATTTCGACAGTTGGTCGGGCGAAAGCTTCACCCTGGACCCGCAGGTGCAGCAGCGCGGCGGTGACAGGCTGGTGCGGACGACGCTGAACGTGCCCCGGCAGGCGCCTGTCGCCATCAGCTATCGCCTGAGGCAGAGCGGGAGCGCGTGGAAGATCATCGATGTCTTCTACCGCAATTCGATCAGCCAGATCGCGACGCGCCGGTCCGACTTCGCGGCGGTGCTGCAAAAGGGCGGCGCGACAGCGCTGGCGACGCATATGGATGCCATAGCGGCCAAGGGCGAGAAATTTTGA
- a CDS encoding VacJ family lipoprotein, with translation MILPLIAPVALMAAQVETPLPVEAAGSQPVLVVPPSSQAVVVPADAASSPVMTGAKDEIGADEVKVEKDPLEGFNRAMFGVHQTVDKAILRPVAMGYKKVVPKPIRSGARNAISNLSEPFIFVNFLLQGKPGKAVETFARFIVNSTLGIAGLFDIAKRKDFNLPHRANGFGTTLAIYGVKAGPYLFLPLIGPTTLRDVLGKPADDGLLPLAVGRPFSTWEYQLSTGLVGGLDMRAEADPELRALFGDAVDPYATLRSVYLQNRAAEIEEIRGRHARKKAGDLPELSEPLTDPVPSDAPELQDPMADPAVN, from the coding sequence TTGATCCTTCCGCTGATCGCTCCGGTTGCGCTGATGGCGGCGCAGGTGGAAACCCCCTTGCCGGTCGAGGCTGCGGGCAGCCAGCCCGTTCTGGTCGTTCCGCCTTCGTCGCAGGCCGTTGTCGTCCCTGCCGATGCCGCTTCGTCCCCTGTGATGACGGGCGCGAAGGACGAGATCGGCGCGGATGAGGTCAAGGTCGAGAAGGACCCGCTCGAGGGCTTCAATCGCGCGATGTTCGGCGTCCACCAGACAGTGGACAAGGCGATTTTGCGGCCGGTGGCGATGGGCTACAAAAAGGTGGTGCCAAAGCCGATCCGGTCGGGCGCGCGCAATGCGATCAGTAATCTGAGCGAACCCTTCATCTTCGTGAATTTCCTGTTGCAGGGTAAACCGGGCAAGGCGGTGGAGACATTCGCGCGCTTCATCGTCAATTCGACGCTGGGGATTGCCGGATTGTTCGATATCGCGAAACGGAAGGACTTCAACCTGCCGCACCGGGCCAATGGCTTTGGGACCACCCTGGCCATTTATGGCGTGAAGGCGGGACCCTATCTGTTCCTGCCCCTCATCGGTCCGACGACGCTGCGCGATGTGCTGGGCAAGCCTGCCGATGACGGCCTGTTGCCGCTGGCTGTCGGCAGGCCGTTTTCGACCTGGGAATATCAGCTTTCGACCGGGCTGGTCGGTGGTCTCGATATGCGGGCGGAAGCGGACCCGGAATTGCGCGCCCTGTTCGGGGATGCCGTCGACCCTTATGCGACGCTGCGATCAGTCTATCTGCAAAATCGCGCGGCGGAGATCGAGGAGATCCGTGGCAGGCATGCACGGAAGAAAGCCGGCGATCTGCCCGAACTGAGTGAGCCATTGACCGATCCCGTGCCGTCCGATGCGCCGGAATTGCAGGACCCCATGGCTGATCCCGCTGTGAACTAG
- a CDS encoding MMPL family transporter has product MASIRRPWLTLLLGLIVSGLALFVMTDRIAMTTDTAALISSKVGWRAQERRMERAFPQLRDNMLIIIDGETPELAEDAAARLSAGLSADKAQFRLVTRPDGGDFFAREGLLFGSIEDVRSTTGAMIDAQPMLGPLAADPSLRGVTTALSTMLDGVEAGEIPLSRIDRPLAALSKAIDGSLAGRKPHFSWQRLFAGEGKALSPPTRRLILTQPILDRGALMPGEAASDAVAKAAKTLAIDEAHGVRLRLTGEVPLADEEFATLQDNIGLVALVMLGAMLLTLWLATRSVRLVAAILLTIISGLIVTSAIGLLAIGRFNLISVAFIPLFVGLGVDFGIQICVRFNADRAAGAAPDAALRQTASALGAPLLLAAGAIFLGFGAFLPTAYVGIAELGVIAGLGMVVALLFSLTLLPALILLLRPGKPRREVGFRALAPVDRFLERRRRAILWAFGIAMAAGIALLPWAKFDFNPLNLRDPNAPAMRALGDLTRDPDRTPNVIDVLAANPAEARQLTQRLSALPQVAHVVSLDSFVPEQQEAKLALIQDASLLLDLTINPFDIAPPPTDAELRDAIAGTETKLRAAIAGRPGAEGSAARRLATSLHRLGMASAAERAAVNAMLSRPLTVMLDQIRQALQAGPVTRETLPPNLVRDWVTPTGLTRLQLFPSGNAHDNDVIRQFRDAVATVTPAISGLPVATQAAAGTVAGAFVQAGVLAFLLVSVLLFLVLRDVKEVAFTLAPVILSIFLTLGSCVLIGQPINFANIIAFPLLFGVGVAFHIYFVMAWRGGATGLLQSSLARAVLFSAFATGTAFGSLWLSHHPGTASMGKILMLSLIWTLICALIFEPALLGPPRKAKES; this is encoded by the coding sequence ATGGCCAGCATCCGCCGGCCATGGCTGACGCTATTGCTGGGGCTGATCGTCAGCGGGTTGGCATTGTTCGTCATGACCGATCGGATCGCGATGACGACCGATACGGCAGCGCTGATCTCCTCCAAGGTCGGCTGGCGCGCGCAGGAACGGCGCATGGAGCGTGCCTTTCCACAATTGCGCGACAATATGCTCATCATCATCGATGGCGAGACGCCGGAACTGGCGGAGGATGCGGCGGCCCGACTTTCGGCTGGCCTCAGCGCGGACAAGGCGCAATTCCGGCTGGTCACGCGCCCTGATGGCGGCGATTTCTTTGCGCGCGAGGGTCTGTTGTTCGGATCGATCGAGGATGTCCGCAGCACGACCGGCGCGATGATCGACGCGCAGCCGATGCTGGGGCCGCTCGCCGCCGACCCCAGCCTGCGCGGTGTGACGACCGCCCTTTCGACCATGCTGGACGGCGTCGAAGCGGGCGAAATTCCCTTGAGCCGCATCGACCGGCCGCTCGCTGCGCTGAGCAAGGCCATCGACGGCTCGCTAGCGGGCAGGAAGCCGCATTTTTCGTGGCAAAGGCTGTTCGCGGGCGAGGGCAAGGCACTCAGCCCGCCGACCAGGCGCCTGATCCTGACGCAACCCATCCTTGACCGTGGCGCGCTGATGCCGGGCGAAGCGGCAAGCGACGCCGTGGCCAAGGCCGCCAAGACGCTCGCCATTGACGAAGCGCATGGCGTCCGGCTCCGCCTGACCGGCGAGGTTCCGCTTGCTGACGAGGAATTTGCGACGCTTCAGGACAATATCGGGCTGGTCGCGCTGGTCATGCTGGGCGCCATGCTCCTGACATTGTGGCTCGCCACCCGGTCGGTGCGACTGGTGGCGGCGATCTTGCTGACCATCATCTCGGGCCTGATCGTCACCAGCGCCATCGGACTGCTGGCCATCGGCCGGTTCAACCTGATCTCGGTCGCCTTCATTCCGCTGTTCGTCGGGCTGGGGGTGGATTTCGGCATCCAGATCTGCGTGCGCTTCAATGCCGACAGGGCGGCGGGGGCGGCACCCGACGCGGCTCTGCGCCAGACCGCCAGTGCGCTGGGCGCGCCGCTGTTGCTGGCGGCGGGCGCCATTTTCCTGGGCTTCGGCGCCTTCCTGCCCACCGCCTATGTCGGCATTGCCGAACTGGGGGTGATCGCCGGATTGGGGATGGTCGTGGCGCTGCTGTTCAGCCTGACGCTGCTGCCTGCGCTCATCCTGCTCCTGCGCCCCGGCAAACCCCGGCGCGAGGTCGGTTTCAGGGCGCTCGCCCCGGTCGACCGCTTTCTGGAACGCAGGCGCCGCGCCATATTATGGGCCTTCGGCATCGCCATGGCGGCGGGCATTGCGCTGCTGCCATGGGCCAAGTTCGATTTCAATCCGCTGAACCTGCGCGATCCCAATGCGCCCGCGATGCGCGCGCTCGGCGACCTGACGCGCGATCCTGACCGGACCCCCAATGTGATCGACGTGCTTGCCGCCAATCCGGCCGAGGCCCGTCAACTGACGCAGCGCCTCTCCGCCCTGCCGCAAGTCGCGCATGTCGTCTCACTCGACAGCTTCGTGCCGGAACAGCAGGAAGCCAAACTGGCGCTCATCCAGGATGCATCGCTCTTGCTGGACCTGACGATCAACCCGTTCGATATCGCGCCGCCCCCGACCGATGCCGAATTGCGGGATGCCATTGCGGGCACGGAGACGAAATTGCGCGCGGCCATCGCCGGGCGTCCGGGCGCCGAAGGGAGTGCTGCACGCCGTCTTGCGACATCCCTCCACCGGCTGGGCATGGCGTCAGCAGCGGAACGGGCCGCCGTCAACGCCATGCTGTCCCGCCCCCTGACCGTCATGCTCGACCAGATCAGGCAAGCCTTGCAGGCAGGCCCGGTCACGCGCGAGACGCTTCCGCCCAATCTGGTCCGTGACTGGGTGACGCCGACCGGCCTCACACGGCTTCAGCTATTCCCGAGCGGCAATGCCCATGACAATGACGTCATCCGGCAGTTCCGCGATGCCGTCGCCACGGTCACGCCCGCCATATCGGGCCTGCCGGTCGCGACGCAGGCCGCAGCGGGGACCGTCGCAGGCGCCTTCGTACAGGCAGGTGTGCTGGCCTTCCTACTGGTCAGCGTCCTGCTGTTTCTTGTCCTGCGCGACGTGAAGGAAGTGGCCTTCACCCTCGCCCCCGTCATCCTCTCCATCTTCCTGACGCTGGGCAGTTGCGTTCTCATCGGCCAGCCGATCAATTTCGCCAACATCATCGCCTTCCCCTTGCTGTTCGGAGTGGGCGTGGCGTTCCATATCTATTTCGTCATGGCCTGGCGCGGTGGCGCGACCGGCCTGCTGCAATCCAGTCTGGCGCGGGCAGTGCTGTTCAGCGCCTTCGCCACCGGCACCGCTTTCGGCAGCCTGTGGCTGTCCCATCACCCCGGAACCGCCAGCATGGGCAAAATCCTGATGCTCTCGCTCATCTGGACGCTGATCTGCGCCCTGATCTTCGAACCGGCGCTGCTGGGGCCACCGCGCAAGGCGAAGGAGAGCTAG
- a CDS encoding DUF2141 domain-containing protein: protein MMPKQSLPGRTDGLANPSFPRLALLSCLVPVLLAAGAPGTGALIIDVGNIRVGKGRVHVDICPESRFLKDDCPYSADAPAKVGVTRVIVPSLPAGRYAVQAFLDENGNGKVDRALFGIPKEGVGFSNDAKIGFGPPKFAEAAFSHDGGGQTIHFNLRYFLGAKGPAGQ from the coding sequence ATGATGCCGAAACAGAGCCTTCCTGGTCGGACGGACGGGCTCGCCAATCCTTCATTCCCCCGCCTCGCTTTGCTGTCCTGCCTCGTTCCCGTGCTGCTTGCGGCTGGCGCGCCCGGCACCGGCGCACTGATCATCGACGTCGGCAATATTCGCGTCGGCAAGGGCCGGGTGCATGTCGACATCTGTCCGGAAAGCCGGTTCCTGAAGGACGATTGCCCCTATTCGGCGGACGCCCCGGCCAAGGTGGGCGTCACCCGCGTCATCGTGCCGTCCCTCCCCGCCGGACGCTATGCCGTACAGGCTTTTCTGGACGAGAACGGCAATGGCAAGGTGGACCGCGCCCTGTTCGGCATCCCCAAGGAAGGCGTCGGCTTTTCCAACGACGCCAAGATCGGTTTCGGACCGCCCAAATTCGCCGAGGCGGCGTTCAGCCATGATGGCGGGGGGCAGACAATCCATTTCAATCTCCGCTATTTCCTGGGCGCGAAAGGGCCGGCCGGCCAGTGA
- a CDS encoding MFS transporter, whose product MTGQAREAAGSGYRALVLAMLLLVYTFNFLDRQILGILAGPIKAELGLSDTQLGALGGIAFALLYSTLAIPLALLADRASRTWVITVSLALWSGFTALCGMAGSFAQMFLFRIGVGVGEAGGVAPSYAVISDYFPQEQRARALSIYSLGIPLGSAGGVLLGGYIAQTVEWRTAFIAVGLAGLLIAPLFRLTVREPARPAMQGDAIPVSAVFGILAAKRSFWLLALGAACSSLCGYGVAFWLPSLLMRSFHLDLIGAGQFLGALLLIGGVAGVLLGGWLGDRLGSRDKAAYAWVPAISYIVGMPLFVIGVLSDSVTFAFCLFLIPQALVYVWLGPVLTAVQHLVPAHMRASASATFLLINNLVGLGLGSWCVGALSDTLTPQFGNEALRYAIVAALGFYLLAGLFMALAGKALRKDWITAGE is encoded by the coding sequence ATGACAGGACAGGCGCGGGAAGCGGCAGGCAGCGGCTATCGTGCACTCGTCCTTGCCATGCTGCTGCTGGTTTACACCTTCAACTTTCTCGACCGGCAGATCCTCGGCATCCTCGCCGGTCCGATCAAGGCGGAACTGGGCCTTAGCGACACGCAGCTTGGCGCCCTGGGCGGCATCGCCTTCGCGCTGCTCTATTCGACGCTGGCGATCCCGCTCGCCCTGCTGGCTGACCGCGCCAGCCGCACCTGGGTCATCACCGTCAGCCTTGCCCTGTGGAGCGGCTTCACCGCGCTCTGCGGCATGGCGGGCAGCTTTGCCCAGATGTTCCTCTTCCGCATCGGCGTCGGCGTGGGCGAGGCAGGCGGCGTCGCCCCCTCCTATGCCGTCATTTCCGACTATTTCCCGCAGGAACAGCGCGCCCGCGCCCTGTCCATCTATTCGCTCGGCATTCCGCTGGGTTCGGCGGGCGGCGTTCTGCTGGGCGGCTATATTGCGCAAACTGTCGAATGGCGGACGGCCTTCATCGCCGTCGGGCTGGCCGGCCTGCTGATCGCCCCGCTCTTCCGCCTCACCGTACGCGAGCCTGCCCGTCCGGCGATGCAGGGTGACGCCATTCCGGTGTCCGCCGTCTTCGGCATATTGGCCGCCAAGCGCAGCTTCTGGCTGCTCGCTCTGGGTGCGGCCTGCTCGTCGCTATGCGGATACGGCGTCGCCTTCTGGCTCCCCAGCCTGTTGATGCGCAGCTTCCATCTCGACCTGATCGGCGCGGGCCAGTTTCTGGGCGCGCTGCTCCTGATCGGCGGCGTGGCGGGTGTGCTGTTGGGCGGCTGGCTGGGCGATCGCCTGGGCAGCCGCGACAAGGCCGCCTATGCCTGGGTTCCCGCCATCAGTTATATTGTCGGCATGCCGCTGTTCGTCATCGGCGTGCTGTCGGACAGCGTCACCTTCGCCTTTTGCCTGTTCCTGATCCCGCAGGCGCTGGTCTATGTCTGGCTGGGCCCGGTCCTGACCGCCGTCCAGCATCTTGTCCCCGCGCATATGCGCGCCAGTGCATCGGCGACCTTCCTGCTCATCAACAATCTGGTGGGGCTGGGGCTAGGCAGCTGGTGCGTCGGCGCGCTGTCCGACACCCTGACGCCGCAGTTCGGCAATGAAGCGCTGCGCTACGCCATCGTCGCCGCATTGGGCTTCTATCTGCTGGCCGGGCTGTTCATGGCGCTCGCGGGCAAGGCGCTGCGCAAGGACTGGATCACGGCAGGAGAGTGA